TACGCTTCCGATATTCGGAGCGTGCCAGATTGCCTGCAATTGTATAGAGCCAGGTAGAAAATTTCGCGATGCGGCGATAAGAGTGTCGGTTTCGGTATACGCGCATAAACGTCTCTTGCAAGAGGTCTTCGACTTCTTTCGGATCCCCCAAAAAACGATACAAGTAGTTGGCTAACGGGTCTTTATATCGGCTCACCAGAATGTCGAAAGCCTCTACCGTTCCCGCCTGAAATTGAGCCATAAGGTCTTCATCGCTCATGCGCAGCAGTTCCTCATAGCGGGCCTTTTCCCGCTCATCCTGACGCGCCAGCGCCTTTCGGCGCAGCACGATGCGCTGTTTCTGCTGAATGTTCATCGCTATCGATGATAGGTGAATTACAAAAAGGTACGGACCAAATGGTTCTGTCGTTGCACCCCCTGACCCGCTGCGGTGATTTGGCGCAGGAGTAAGTGCGCCACCAGGTGCGGGTCCCGCTCGCTTTCGCCTTTTAGCTCGGCGTCAGCGGCCAGCAACGCCGCAAGCACAAAGCGGATCGCTGGCAGCTCATAGCGGCGAGCAGCCTGCACATATTCCTGCAAAAAATACGGGGGTACACCAATCCGAGCGGCAATCGCCTTTTCTGGAAGCCGCTGTGCCTGGCAAAGTGTCAGCCTCCAGAGCTTCATGAAATATGTTGTCAGTACTGAAACGATGCGGAGTGCCTCACTCCGGGGATTTGAAGCATGCCGCAATAAGTGTTCCATAATTGTAACTGCTTCAGCATAGCGTTTCTCCCCTACCGCGCGTTGCAGTTCAAAGACATTAAAAGCACGGGTCTGTCCACTAACGCTAACGACGTCATCAGCTGTTAACATCGTCCGGCGCCCGGCAAACGTAAAAAGCTTTTGCAGCTCTTGAACGGCCGCTTGCAGGTCGGTGCCCACATACGCTACCAACTGTTGCAGGGCTTCTGGCGTCAACTGGTAGCCTTCCTGCTGTGCATAGCGGGTAATCCAGGCAGGCATCTGGGCAGGCTTGAGCGGACGCAGCTCGGCCCAGACGGCATGCGTTTGCAAGGCACGGTAGGGCTGCGTATTTAGGTTGGGCCGCCCTGGACTTACGAGCAGCACCACCGCTTGCGGATTGGGGTGTTCCGCATAGGCGGCAAACTGGCGGTTATCCCGCAAACTGTCAAAATTGCGTACAATTACCACACGTCGCGGCGCCATAACCGGTAAGCTACGGCACAGCGCCAATACTGCACTTGCCTCGACTTCGTCGCCGTAGACGATATTTAGGTTGAAGTCTCGCCAGGCAGGTTCCAGGGCATGGGTGATTACTAGCTGCTGCAGCGTATCGATTAAAAATGTCTCTTCCCCGAACAAAAAGTACAGGGGCGCAAAGTTACCATGCCGGAAGGCTACTTCCAGCTCCTCAAAGGTTTTCCCTGCACCCGACGCAGCCATGCATTTTTACAGTGCTTTTGAAGAAAGGTAGAAAAAGTGAGCGCTTCCTACAAGAGGCTGGGGGGAAGTTGCGCACTTGTTGCAACTTATCGGGGTGGACGCGGGCGCCCTGGCAACGTGGCATTATAAAGTCGATAGCCTAAAGCCTGCAGCAACGCGAAATCATGCTGCACAATAGCGTATACATACCGATAAACATCCCAGCGCTCCGAGCCGCAGTAGGCAGCATGCTCCCAGGCCTCTGGCGCGGCTTGTTTAAGGCGCATCAGCAAAGCGCGGCGGGCCTGCTGCAAGCGATCCAGTAAAAGGGCCAGGGGAATGGCGTTCCAGTCTTCAAACGTCTGGAGCTGGACATCGTCGGGCAGTGGAAGGATGCGGGCAGTCCCTTCGAGTAACGCATCGAGTGCTGGACCAAAGACCTGCTCGTCGGCAGCGATCAGCATGCCATAGGTTTCTCGCAGCGAAGGCTCCTCAGGCAACGGGCGGGCCGTCTGCAGCGGCTCTGGGATTTCGCTGGCCAGCTTTCGCATGGCTTCTGCCTCATCGATGAGGTAAGCCAGCTGGCTGAGCAAAGCTTCGCGTAGCGTCGCTAGACTTTGGGCTTTGCGCATGGCTCTAGCCTTCAGCCCGCACACCGCCCCAGGACATCTGGGCCGCTACCGGCGCTTCAGGTCGCAGGTGCGTGCTGCGTAAGGCCTCCATGCCCTTTTGCTCTAGCAACCACTTCAAGAAAGGTCGATCCTTCAGGCTATGCAGGTTGTTTTCCTTTCGAAATTCCCAAGACTGCCCGTACGGGGGATTTTTGTAGTGCCTGAGCCACTCCAGACGATCTTTAAGCCGCTCAGCGGGCACCAAAAGCTTTTCTAACCCAAAAATGGCTTCTTCCCGACTCTGGAACGTCAGGTCATACTCCTTAGACATCACGATGGCCTCTTCTGGACAGACCTCCTCGCAGTAGCCACAATAGATGCAGCGCAGCATGTTGATCTCAAACCAGGCTGGCTCCCGTTCCTTCGGATCCTCGACTTCTTTCGCCTGCATCGAGATGGCCAACGGCGGGCAAGCCCGCGCGCAAAGCCCACAGGCCACGCAGCGTGGCCGACCGTTTTCCTCTACCAACACAGGCCGCCCACGGTAGCTGTCCGGCGGGTACCACTGCTCTTCAGGATACTGCAGTGTGTAGAGGGGCGCACGCATCTTGCGCCATGTAAAGCTTAGGCCTCCCAATACAGTAGGCAGATACAGCCGCTCCCAAAAGCTCAGCTTTCGCTCGTTCGGAGAAGCCAGGTTAGCGGGTTTTCCAGGCATAATGGGGCTTGCTTGTCATCAATGCGGGCTTAGCAGTGCCTTTGTAAACGACAGATCCGCTACTTTTGTTTAAAAACCAGCGTCAGCGGCACGCCTTCAAAGCCAAAAGCCGCCCGCAATTGCTTTTCCAGATAGCGCCGGTAGGATTCTTTGATCGCTTCTGGACGATTGCAGAAAAAGGCAAAAAC
This Rhodothermus bifroesti DNA region includes the following protein-coding sequences:
- a CDS encoding DinB family protein, encoding MRKAQSLATLREALLSQLAYLIDEAEAMRKLASEIPEPLQTARPLPEEPSLRETYGMLIAADEQVFGPALDALLEGTARILPLPDDVQLQTFEDWNAIPLALLLDRLQQARRALLMRLKQAAPEAWEHAAYCGSERWDVYRYVYAIVQHDFALLQALGYRLYNATLPGRPRPPR
- a CDS encoding NuoI/complex I 23 kDa subunit family protein, producing the protein MPGKPANLASPNERKLSFWERLYLPTVLGGLSFTWRKMRAPLYTLQYPEEQWYPPDSYRGRPVLVEENGRPRCVACGLCARACPPLAISMQAKEVEDPKEREPAWFEINMLRCIYCGYCEEVCPEEAIVMSKEYDLTFQSREEAIFGLEKLLVPAERLKDRLEWLRHYKNPPYGQSWEFRKENNLHSLKDRPFLKWLLEQKGMEALRSTHLRPEAPVAAQMSWGGVRAEG
- the holA gene encoding DNA polymerase III subunit delta; the protein is MAASGAGKTFEELEVAFRHGNFAPLYFLFGEETFLIDTLQQLVITHALEPAWRDFNLNIVYGDEVEASAVLALCRSLPVMAPRRVVIVRNFDSLRDNRQFAAYAEHPNPQAVVLLVSPGRPNLNTQPYRALQTHAVWAELRPLKPAQMPAWITRYAQQEGYQLTPEALQQLVAYVGTDLQAAVQELQKLFTFAGRRTMLTADDVVSVSGQTRAFNVFELQRAVGEKRYAEAVTIMEHLLRHASNPRSEALRIVSVLTTYFMKLWRLTLCQAQRLPEKAIAARIGVPPYFLQEYVQAARRYELPAIRFVLAALLAADAELKGESERDPHLVAHLLLRQITAAGQGVQRQNHLVRTFL
- a CDS encoding RNA polymerase sigma factor, producing the protein MNIQQKQRIVLRRKALARQDEREKARYEELLRMSDEDLMAQFQAGTVEAFDILVSRYKDPLANYLYRFLGDPKEVEDLLQETFMRVYRNRHSYRRIAKFSTWLYTIAGNLARSEYRKRKRRRLYSLQSVNREEEEYEVEIPDETFAPDRHTESTIQDHYIQEALKQIPEEFREVVVLRDVQQLSYEEIAEITGLPMGTVKSRINRGRTKLQALLKDVYPMPEES